In Pedobacter sp. W3I1, one DNA window encodes the following:
- a CDS encoding single-stranded DNA-binding protein, with the protein MESAVNKVVLSGFAGADAEIKTFGNQKLARVNLAINETYRNSAGEEVKKVQWFNLTFWNAKAEIAEAQVKKGTGLTVEGRLQANSYDGSDGKKRYSVDIVVSDVVIRENEKQVAF; encoded by the coding sequence ATGGAAAGTGCAGTTAACAAAGTAGTATTGAGCGGATTTGCAGGAGCAGATGCAGAAATTAAAACATTTGGAAATCAAAAATTAGCAAGGGTTAACCTCGCCATAAACGAAACCTATAGAAATTCTGCAGGTGAGGAAGTGAAAAAAGTACAATGGTTTAATTTAACTTTCTGGAATGCAAAGGCCGAAATTGCCGAAGCTCAGGTTAAAAAGGGTACAGGCTTAACTGTAGAGGGCAGGTTACAGGCTAATAGTTATGATGGTAGTGACGGGAAAAAGCGTTATTCAGTAGACATCGTAGTTAGCGATGTGGTCATTAGGGAAAATGAAAAACAAGTAGCCTTTTAG
- a CDS encoding n-acetylglutamate synthase, translating into MINYNNKFFKPTSNAENGETSNETIFKYKQTGNILTAEYTGGKIIFGHLIGLVDESGNIEMRYHQVNNQGELMTGICHSKPERLANGKIRLHETWQWTSGDKSKGQSIIEEQ; encoded by the coding sequence ATGATAAACTATAACAACAAATTCTTTAAACCCACCAGCAATGCAGAAAATGGTGAAACGTCAAATGAAACCATTTTTAAATATAAACAAACAGGAAATATCCTGACTGCTGAATATACAGGAGGAAAAATTATTTTCGGTCATTTAATTGGCTTAGTTGATGAAAGCGGTAACATCGAAATGCGCTATCACCAGGTAAATAATCAAGGAGAACTAATGACCGGGATTTGCCATTCAAAGCCAGAACGATTAGCCAATGGCAAAATCAGACTCCATGAAACCTGGCAGTGGACTTCGGGAGATAAATCGAAAGGGCAATCGATCATCGAAGAACAATAA
- a CDS encoding MepB family protein, with translation MPPKESPIDKISSILLTASNLVYSPLDYQINNLQIESESQEYAACTFELNGLKIKHRLSKITPTKTGQFVTIWKRDEAGITAPFNDQDEFDLLIISANGADRSGQFIFPKAILAQHKIITKNGIEGKRGIRVYPPWDLVTSKQAGKTQQWQTPYFLQIDINGNTDLARAKKLIGNGIK, from the coding sequence ATGCCGCCAAAAGAAAGTCCCATAGACAAAATATCATCTATATTACTAACTGCATCCAATTTAGTTTACAGCCCTTTAGATTATCAAATAAATAACCTGCAAATAGAAAGTGAAAGTCAGGAATATGCAGCCTGTACTTTTGAATTAAACGGGTTAAAAATCAAACATCGCCTTTCTAAAATTACCCCAACCAAGACTGGTCAATTTGTAACTATATGGAAACGGGATGAAGCTGGAATTACCGCACCTTTTAATGACCAGGATGAATTTGACCTATTAATAATATCAGCTAATGGTGCTGACCGATCTGGCCAGTTCATTTTTCCAAAAGCCATATTGGCACAACATAAAATTATTACCAAAAATGGAATAGAAGGTAAAAGAGGGATCAGGGTTTATCCTCCCTGGGATCTAGTAACCAGTAAACAGGCCGGGAAAACCCAACAGTGGCAAACGCCTTATTTTCTTCAGATAGACATCAATGGAAATACCGATCTTGCAAGGGCGAAGAAATTAATTGGCAACGGAATTAAATAA
- a CDS encoding methylated-DNA--[protein]-cysteine S-methyltransferase, which produces MKAQEEINFNRIAEAISYIKANFKTQPGLEEIADKVNLSPFHFQRLFSEWAGTTPKRFLQYISIGYAKGMLKENQSLFDTALETGLSGTSRLHDLFVNIEGMTPGDYKNGGENLHINYSFAESPFGNIIVAGTSKGICHIAFYDDENMAFANLQRQFPAAQYQQILDKEQQNALYIFSHDWSKLHQIKLHLKGTDFQLKVWEALLKIPMGKLATYGNIAKQLQNPNASRAVGTAIGDNPVAFLIPCHRVIQSSGALGGYHWGVNRKTAMIGWEAAKTNT; this is translated from the coding sequence ATGAAAGCACAAGAAGAAATCAATTTCAATCGGATAGCCGAAGCCATAAGCTATATCAAGGCGAATTTTAAAACACAGCCTGGTTTAGAAGAAATTGCAGATAAAGTAAATTTAAGCCCCTTTCATTTCCAAAGATTATTTAGCGAATGGGCCGGTACTACCCCTAAACGTTTTTTGCAATACATTAGCATTGGTTACGCCAAAGGAATGCTGAAAGAAAACCAAAGTTTATTCGATACCGCATTGGAAACCGGCTTATCGGGAACCAGCAGACTGCACGATCTTTTTGTAAACATTGAAGGCATGACACCTGGCGACTATAAGAATGGCGGCGAAAACCTTCATATCAATTATAGTTTTGCAGAAAGTCCGTTCGGTAATATTATTGTAGCCGGCACCTCAAAAGGAATCTGTCATATCGCTTTTTACGACGACGAAAACATGGCATTTGCAAATCTGCAACGCCAATTCCCAGCAGCTCAATATCAGCAAATATTGGATAAAGAACAGCAAAATGCTTTATATATTTTCAGTCACGATTGGAGCAAATTACACCAGATTAAACTACATTTAAAAGGCACTGATTTCCAGTTAAAAGTTTGGGAAGCCTTATTAAAAATCCCTATGGGCAAATTAGCCACTTATGGTAACATTGCCAAACAATTGCAAAACCCAAATGCATCAAGAGCGGTGGGCACTGCAATCGGCGATAATCCGGTAGCCTTTCTCATTCCTTGCCACAGGGTAATACAATCAAGCGGTGCTTTGGGCGGCTACCATTGGGGAGTGAACCGAAAAACAGCCATGATTGGTTGGGAAGCAGCAAAAACCAATACCTAA
- a CDS encoding Ada metal-binding domain-containing protein → MIKHVDISTEELKKHIKNKDICFGGNARLKIYGLLKCRSGKRMKKENRVFFRSVEEALQQGYRPCGHCLKTAYKQWIYSTLQ, encoded by the coding sequence GTGATCAAACATGTCGATATTTCAACAGAAGAATTAAAAAAGCATATTAAAAACAAAGATATTTGCTTCGGCGGAAATGCCAGGTTGAAGATTTACGGGCTCCTTAAATGCAGATCGGGAAAGCGGATGAAGAAAGAAAACCGCGTATTTTTTCGTTCTGTAGAAGAAGCGCTTCAACAAGGTTACCGTCCGTGTGGGCATTGCTTAAAAACAGCATATAAACAATGGATTTATTCAACACTACAATAG
- a CDS encoding alpha-ketoglutarate-dependent dioxygenase AlkB yields MDLFNTTIDTNQNLLPQGGTVNYFGKLFPVSEADHYFDVLMNTIEWKNDEAFIMGKHIITKRKVAWYGDEAYSYTYSNKSKMALPWTKELLELKKISEEQTGTAFNSCLLNLYHNGDEGMAYHSDDEKALAKDSAIASLSFGAERRFLFKHKKTKETVTLFLENGSLLVMKDETQTNWLHRLPPTKKVNKPRINLTFRTMVV; encoded by the coding sequence ATGGATTTATTCAACACTACAATAGATACTAACCAAAATCTGCTTCCACAAGGCGGAACAGTAAATTATTTTGGCAAATTATTCCCGGTTTCAGAAGCCGATCATTATTTCGATGTACTGATGAATACGATTGAATGGAAGAACGACGAAGCCTTTATTATGGGCAAACACATTATCACCAAAAGAAAGGTAGCCTGGTATGGAGATGAAGCCTATTCTTATACCTACTCCAATAAATCGAAAATGGCCTTACCTTGGACAAAGGAATTACTGGAGTTAAAAAAAATCTCAGAGGAGCAAACAGGCACCGCATTTAACTCTTGTTTACTTAATTTATACCACAATGGTGATGAGGGAATGGCCTACCATAGTGATGATGAAAAAGCCTTAGCAAAAGATTCTGCCATTGCATCACTAAGTTTTGGTGCAGAAAGAAGATTTCTTTTCAAACACAAAAAAACTAAAGAAACGGTAACCTTATTTTTAGAAAACGGAAGTTTATTGGTGATGAAAGATGAAACGCAAACCAATTGGCTGCATCGCCTTCCACCAACCAAAAAAGTAAATAAACCAAGGATAAACCTAACCTTTAGAACAATGGTGGTTTAA
- a CDS encoding response regulator transcription factor, producing MARIWSPTLQTKFLIFDQRIIPMAGTSNILGKNKSIILYGVFLAALLFLLKWLELRFIIINHAFEIYAGSIAVLFTALGIWLALKLTKPKTILIEKEIFTKRETFILNEKELIRLNISKRELEVLQLMAEGLSNQEIALKLFVSLNTIKTHNARLFEKLEVKRRTQAIETAKKLSIIP from the coding sequence ATGGCAAGAATTTGGTCTCCCACACTTCAAACTAAATTCCTTATTTTTGATCAAAGGATCATCCCAATGGCAGGCACTTCGAATATTCTGGGTAAAAACAAAAGCATCATCCTTTATGGGGTTTTCTTAGCTGCATTGCTTTTTTTATTAAAGTGGCTTGAGCTTCGTTTTATCATCATTAACCATGCATTCGAAATTTATGCTGGTTCAATAGCCGTTCTTTTTACTGCATTAGGCATTTGGCTGGCGCTTAAATTAACCAAACCTAAAACCATATTAATTGAGAAGGAGATTTTCACCAAAAGAGAAACATTTATCCTCAACGAAAAAGAACTTATCAGGCTTAATATCAGTAAAAGAGAGTTAGAAGTATTACAGCTTATGGCCGAAGGGCTGAGCAACCAGGAAATTGCATTAAAGTTATTCGTTTCGCTAAATACCATCAAAACACACAATGCCAGGCTTTTCGAAAAACTAGAAGTAAAGCGCAGAACACAAGCTATAGAAACAGCTAAAAAACTCAGTATTATTCCATAG
- a CDS encoding DUF4199 domain-containing protein, translated as MKKNVIVFGLIAGLIVSVLMVLSMARCYSDPNLEHSMLIGYASMVLAFSFIFVGIKNYRDQYNDGLITFGKAFKIGLYISLIASTIYVLVWLIDYYVFMPDFMDRYVAQAMKEAKASGASAAELAEKAKDLAVNQKLYKNPIMVILFTYMEILPVGILVSLVAALILKRKPSVPLTAEAA; from the coding sequence ATGAAAAAGAACGTAATTGTATTCGGATTAATCGCTGGCTTAATTGTATCCGTTTTAATGGTACTCTCTATGGCAAGATGTTATAGCGACCCGAACCTGGAACACAGCATGCTTATTGGCTATGCTTCTATGGTGTTGGCATTTTCTTTTATTTTTGTGGGCATAAAAAACTATCGTGATCAATATAACGATGGCCTGATCACTTTTGGCAAAGCCTTTAAAATCGGATTGTACATCAGTCTAATAGCCTCCACCATTTACGTTTTGGTATGGTTAATTGATTATTATGTATTCATGCCAGATTTTATGGATAGATATGTAGCTCAGGCGATGAAAGAAGCCAAAGCCAGTGGTGCATCAGCAGCGGAACTTGCAGAAAAAGCTAAAGATCTTGCTGTTAATCAAAAATTGTATAAAAACCCGATAATGGTAATATTATTTACCTATATGGAAATTTTACCTGTCGGCATATTGGTCTCGCTTGTTGCTGCACTCATTTTGAAAAGAAAACCAAGTGTACCACTAACAGCAGAAGCCGCCTAG
- a CDS encoding DHCW motif cupin fold protein codes for MYTIPFTNIDWNNVEKVEYPGETGTATWQTLNFDGLRIRLVSYSAGYLADHWCQKGHIVHCLTGSFISEMEDGTTFALTAGMTYVVSDDLSSHRSVSADSVQLLIIDGNFLKPKDA; via the coding sequence ATGTACACCATTCCCTTTACCAATATAGATTGGAACAATGTAGAAAAAGTAGAATATCCGGGCGAAACGGGTACAGCGACCTGGCAAACCTTAAATTTTGATGGTTTAAGAATCAGGCTGGTAAGCTATTCTGCAGGTTATCTTGCTGACCATTGGTGCCAGAAGGGGCACATTGTGCATTGTTTAACAGGTAGTTTTATAAGTGAAATGGAAGACGGAACAACATTCGCGCTTACCGCAGGAATGACTTATGTGGTTTCTGACGATTTAAGTTCGCATCGGTCGGTATCGGCAGATAGTGTGCAACTTTTGATTATTGATGGTAATTTCCTAAAACCAAAAGATGCTTAG
- a CDS encoding DinB family protein, producing the protein MLVKSLLGEFLQEAENTRKLLKAIPNSALDFIPATHSWTTAQLASHIAEIYDWYPGTFQGNEFSLDTYKRDEVDISEIGNLLGKFERAFNRAKESIESATDESMFEDWKMTAGGKILLGPMPRIQVVRGFLMNHIYHHRGEMIVYLRATGNKVPGLYGPVYEESFR; encoded by the coding sequence ATGTTGGTTAAATCTCTTTTGGGCGAATTTCTTCAAGAGGCAGAAAACACCCGCAAACTTTTAAAAGCAATACCCAATAGTGCGCTGGATTTTATACCTGCAACCCACTCGTGGACCACTGCGCAGTTGGCATCGCACATTGCCGAAATTTATGATTGGTACCCGGGAACCTTTCAGGGCAATGAGTTTAGTTTGGATACTTATAAGCGCGACGAAGTTGATATTAGTGAAATCGGGAATCTCCTTGGCAAATTTGAGCGTGCTTTTAACCGGGCAAAGGAAAGTATTGAATCGGCAACTGACGAAAGCATGTTCGAAGACTGGAAAATGACCGCAGGAGGTAAAATCCTTCTCGGGCCAATGCCCAGGATCCAGGTGGTACGAGGCTTCTTAATGAATCATATTTACCACCATCGCGGCGAAATGATCGTGTATCTACGCGCTACAGGAAATAAGGTACCGGGCTTATACGGACCGGTTTACGAAGAAAGCTTCCGCTAG
- a CDS encoding META domain-containing protein: MKHLIFCGMLILLLSSCKEKLDPASFTNTKWELTELPGLTLPTAAKATLNFADSLKISGKSFCNNYGGQGEIAANKITVKNVFGTKMFCQETDAAERAYLHALNQVNSAKITDNKLYLLNGDKTLLVFNKTN; encoded by the coding sequence ATGAAACACCTCATCTTTTGCGGAATGCTAATTTTACTATTAAGTTCTTGTAAAGAAAAATTAGATCCGGCAAGCTTTACCAATACCAAATGGGAGTTGACCGAACTGCCCGGCTTAACTTTACCCACCGCTGCAAAAGCAACCCTCAACTTCGCTGATAGTTTGAAGATCAGCGGAAAATCATTCTGTAACAACTATGGCGGCCAGGGCGAAATTGCAGCCAATAAAATAACCGTTAAAAATGTTTTTGGTACAAAAATGTTCTGTCAGGAAACTGATGCTGCCGAACGTGCATACTTACATGCCCTTAACCAGGTTAATAGCGCCAAAATAACTGATAATAAGCTATATCTGCTGAATGGCGATAAAACCTTGCTGGTTTTCAACAAAACAAACTAG
- a CDS encoding YihY/virulence factor BrkB family protein, which yields MPSITEDLKFFFSTIRKAFNLFQQNDPLRLAGATAFFTNFALPPILIILIRLFGMFTNRRLLATHLFERLASILDNESIVQIRTTLKNIRGIDQAWYVTLFSFIFFLFVATTLFNVIKNSLEQIWNIGQKDKKGIIDTLKSRAISITIILLVGILFFIGLLADSVQAYIGAYLKSGSPSFSLILTSVINQLVFVVIVTTWFTILFRYLTNGRPTWRAAISGGLLTGCLFTAGKYILRILLPLSNISNIYGSAGSIIVIMLFVFYSSLIFYFGASFIKALSIGRATPIVPKNGSFAYEMTEIEPEKED from the coding sequence ATGCCATCGATAACAGAAGATCTAAAGTTTTTTTTCTCAACCATAAGAAAAGCATTTAATTTATTTCAGCAGAATGATCCCTTACGCCTGGCCGGTGCTACTGCGTTTTTTACCAATTTCGCCTTACCCCCAATATTAATTATCCTCATCAGGCTTTTCGGCATGTTTACCAACAGAAGGCTATTGGCTACACACCTATTCGAACGTTTGGCTAGTATTCTCGACAATGAAAGTATTGTACAGATTAGAACTACACTGAAGAACATCCGCGGTATCGATCAGGCCTGGTATGTTACTTTGTTTAGTTTTATATTTTTTCTTTTTGTAGCCACTACATTATTCAATGTAATCAAAAACTCCTTAGAGCAGATCTGGAATATTGGTCAGAAAGATAAAAAAGGGATTATCGATACACTTAAATCAAGGGCCATATCGATTACCATTATACTTTTAGTAGGGATATTGTTTTTTATAGGTTTATTGGCCGATAGCGTGCAGGCCTATATTGGTGCCTATTTGAAATCCGGATCACCATCTTTTAGCTTAATTTTAACTTCGGTGATTAACCAATTGGTATTTGTTGTAATTGTAACTACATGGTTCACCATACTCTTTAGGTACTTAACAAACGGGCGCCCTACCTGGCGGGCCGCTATTTCTGGAGGATTGTTAACCGGATGCCTTTTTACCGCAGGAAAGTACATTTTAAGAATTCTATTGCCCTTGAGCAACATCAGCAACATTTACGGATCAGCAGGATCAATCATCGTAATTATGCTTTTTGTATTTTACTCCTCATTGATATTTTATTTTGGGGCATCGTTTATTAAAGCACTCAGCATTGGTAGGGCCACACCTATTGTACCTAAAAATGGGTCGTTTGCTTATGAAATGACGGAGATTGAACCAGAAAAAGAGGATTAA
- a CDS encoding outer membrane beta-barrel protein, with translation MKFLSLTVAFLLVGLFASAQVLPSFQLGIKAGANFSKFDSENTFNSNNRTGFYGGLWARVGAAGVYFQPELYVSGKKADLVSDATGEVNKVRFTSLDVPLLIGTKIGAVGIGVRLNTGPMFSLILDENQSFGQAAGNVFKADFKKPGFGLAVWGRFRFEKIKL, from the coding sequence ATGAAATTTTTATCTTTAACCGTTGCCTTTTTGCTTGTTGGCTTATTTGCCAGCGCACAGGTATTGCCATCTTTCCAGCTGGGCATTAAAGCTGGTGCAAATTTTTCGAAATTTGATAGTGAAAACACTTTTAACAGTAACAACCGCACAGGTTTTTACGGTGGCCTTTGGGCAAGAGTAGGTGCAGCAGGCGTTTACTTCCAACCTGAACTTTATGTATCAGGAAAAAAAGCAGATTTGGTAAGCGATGCAACGGGTGAGGTAAATAAAGTACGTTTTACTAGTTTGGATGTACCTTTGTTAATTGGTACCAAAATTGGTGCAGTTGGTATCGGGGTTCGTTTAAATACCGGACCAATGTTTTCGTTAATATTAGATGAAAACCAGAGTTTTGGGCAGGCAGCAGGAAACGTTTTTAAAGCCGATTTTAAAAAACCAGGCTTTGGCCTGGCAGTTTGGGGCAGGTTTAGATTTGAAAAAATTAAGCTTTGA
- a CDS encoding lipopolysaccharide assembly protein LapB encodes MKNLFTLLVLFGLSLAVYAQSATAVDKEKLFDFYQTQRYADAGQYLKGIYGEEVNDFKTLSQIGYCFLMAGNNVEAEKFYSKAYTLQPQNLPILFSLGSINTKRGNTEKAKLYYGEIVKIDSNNFNVYKLLANLYSSPKDDSLKLIHLLKANVINPLEGDVATDLAEIHSAYQQYEKAYNVLDIAIKGDSDNLVLQRAKLPIANQLKKYGEVIASGEKLLKDGADAGVIKDVAKAYYYTKKYQKAIALFKLLEVAAMENEATLYYTSLSYRALKDYPQAAVYTKKTIEEAISPNTSSYYSLLGLVYEENNQLTLASAAYKKGLQFKATPTLYYRLAVFYDTRLKQGKNALKYYNLYLKSRPSVMDDKEEIKFSKDRIAQLNLAD; translated from the coding sequence ATGAAAAATCTTTTTACACTATTGGTCTTATTTGGCTTAAGTTTAGCAGTTTATGCACAAAGTGCAACTGCTGTTGATAAGGAGAAGCTTTTCGATTTCTATCAGACCCAGCGTTATGCAGATGCTGGTCAATACCTCAAAGGTATTTATGGAGAAGAAGTGAACGATTTTAAAACCCTCAGCCAGATTGGTTATTGTTTTTTAATGGCTGGCAATAATGTAGAAGCCGAAAAATTTTACAGCAAAGCGTATACCCTGCAGCCACAGAACCTGCCTATTCTTTTCAGTCTCGGTAGTATTAATACCAAAAGAGGTAATACCGAAAAAGCCAAACTGTATTACGGCGAAATTGTAAAAATAGACAGCAATAATTTTAATGTGTACAAACTGTTAGCCAATTTGTACAGTTCTCCAAAAGATGATTCGCTCAAACTTATCCACCTCTTAAAGGCTAACGTGATCAATCCGTTGGAAGGCGATGTTGCTACCGATCTCGCTGAGATCCATTCTGCTTATCAGCAATACGAAAAAGCTTATAACGTACTTGATATTGCGATTAAGGGAGACAGTGATAACCTGGTGCTGCAAAGGGCGAAACTTCCCATTGCCAACCAACTTAAAAAGTACGGTGAAGTGATTGCTTCAGGCGAGAAATTATTGAAAGATGGTGCCGATGCAGGGGTAATAAAAGATGTGGCAAAAGCCTATTATTATACCAAGAAGTATCAAAAAGCGATAGCTCTTTTTAAACTATTGGAGGTAGCCGCGATGGAGAATGAGGCCACATTATATTACACATCTCTCAGTTACCGGGCTTTAAAAGATTATCCGCAGGCGGCTGTTTATACTAAGAAAACCATAGAGGAGGCCATTTCACCCAATACTTCAAGCTATTATTCGTTGTTGGGACTGGTTTATGAAGAAAATAACCAGCTCACATTGGCAAGCGCCGCTTACAAAAAAGGCCTGCAGTTTAAAGCCACTCCTACCTTGTATTACCGCCTGGCCGTATTTTACGATACACGCTTAAAACAGGGTAAAAATGCACTTAAATATTATAATCTTTATTTAAAAAGCAGGCCCAGTGTGATGGATGATAAGGAAGAGATTAAATTTTCTAAAGACAGGATCGCACAGCTAAACCTGGCAGATTAA
- a CDS encoding DUF4268 domain-containing protein has translation MYSKEEAARLRQQFWISFGQYMKPIPSASGSTVNWTNYKTGVKNIFFKMDVDNKKAFISIQLSHPDSEIRHLIFEQFEEFKLLFTNTLNEEWDWIKDATDDFGKAVSQISITIDGVSIFNQQHWPALISFFKPRIIALDDFWDNVKPVFEDLV, from the coding sequence ATGTACAGTAAAGAAGAAGCAGCCCGCCTGCGCCAACAGTTTTGGATCAGTTTCGGGCAATATATGAAACCCATCCCTTCAGCAAGTGGCTCAACCGTAAACTGGACGAACTACAAAACCGGCGTGAAGAATATCTTCTTTAAAATGGATGTGGATAATAAAAAAGCTTTTATCAGCATACAGCTGTCGCATCCCGATTCCGAGATCAGGCATCTCATCTTTGAACAGTTTGAAGAATTTAAACTCTTGTTCACCAATACCCTAAACGAGGAGTGGGACTGGATTAAAGATGCAACTGATGACTTCGGCAAAGCAGTGTCACAGATTTCAATCACTATTGATGGTGTAAGCATATTTAACCAGCAACACTGGCCAGCGTTAATCTCCTTTTTTAAACCCAGGATTATTGCCCTCGACGATTTTTGGGATAATGTAAAACCCGTTTTCGAAGATCTGGTTTAA